The following coding sequences lie in one Anomalospiza imberbis isolate Cuckoo-Finch-1a 21T00152 chromosome 17, ASM3175350v1, whole genome shotgun sequence genomic window:
- the RIPOR3 gene encoding RIPOR family member 3 isoform X1, whose protein sequence is MSVKLTFVSPGDGGGISRSCSFTGFSTVQSRKLGKSLSRSSVRSRMSLKPPKAYNSLQKGALIWDPKPLQVKKIFEALKKGLNEYLEAHQAELDYLSGRHKDTKRNSRLAFYYDLDKQIRSVERYIRKLEFHISKVEELYEAYCIQCRLRDGATNMKQAFSLSPATKASRESLVELYKNVQECTEDMCFIEGALEVHLGEFHVKMKGLVGFARLCPGDQYEVFVRLGRQKWRLKGKIETDDSQTWDEEEKIFIPNLHEKFEIKVTELRGLATILVGVVTCDSINFFSTKPQAIVVDITELGTIKLRLEVLWNPFDTESLFLSPGSTAKFSVGSRKSSLYNWTPPNTPSFRERYYLSVLQQRQSPGDGGEEAQPPSILSYLAACDFDGRNKPHNPAETSEGDSFSSEDQKGAESRSTTPALDHRMLPLVIIQETGAEELQHPLPDHSTLDILKKTPCGDGFPRSPSSFPPRHKGRRDSFGQARGRRLAEQENISQKSWNAANDPRADGRAKSMDRALQEVLNLLKSRDEGRAPLEKLECQVSCLRDRLKLKTLHKHSSMESLMVETVLESFDFLNADCNADELSLFGSIRTGSVSTYNDNVLQSLSCDTRPEARDVTTGDDNLDVLLITHLRLCKGLLQKLRTPNIAQVVQESILEEVSEQTRVLGDVLDLSVEKIIQKTKKKKQYLKIWSDLAEPGSSILVTSAERFRHALKYTMMLKVKEKYPSHLETVLQRLLEQILTCDGLLPSSHFQTEPVTLFQFYRYLERHHIGSLEKHLAKLAKEVMLIEELQCPGRLKTLKRLKGKRLSRLQPLPRTLRLLGLLQLDENHRVGKAATACLARAGGSGSLRARAVLFYSDVLSGCDARLQQAACLALKNLRAVESIEQVAHLCQSETEEVRNAARETTLSFGERGRQAFEKMDRICCELRETAQEAEIEITVF, encoded by the exons CAAGTCCCTCAGCAGAAGCTCAGTGAGATCAAGGATGTCACTGAAGCCCCCCAAGGCCTATAATTCCCTGCAGAAGGGGGCACTCATCTGGGATCCAAAGCCACTGCAGGTGAAGAAAATTTTTGAAGCTTTGAAGAAAGGACTTAA TGAATACCTGGAAGCACATCAGGCTGAGCTGGATTATCTCTCTGGCCGGCACAAAGACACAAAAAGGAACTCTAGATTG GCTTTCTACTACGACCTGGACAAG CAAATCCGCTCTGTGGAGAGGTACATCAGGAAACTGGAGTTTCACATCAGCAAG GTAGAAGAACTCTATGAAGCTTATTGCATCCAGTGCAGGCTGCGGGACGGGGCCACCAACATGAAACAGGccttctccctgtcccctgccaccAAAGCCTCCAGGGAGAGCCTGGTGGAGCTCTACAAGAACGTCCAGGAGTGCACAGAG GACATGTGCTTCATAGAGGGGGCTCTGGAGGTGCACTTGGGAGAGTTTCATGTGAAGATGAAAG GACTGGTGGGCTTTGCTCGTCTCTGCCCAGGAGACCAGTATGAG GTGTTCGTGCGACTGGGGCGCCAAAAGTGGAGGCTGAAAGGCAAAATTGAGACTGATGACAGCCAAACATGGGATGAGGAAGAAAAGATTTTTATACCCAATCTGCACGAGAAGTTTGAAATCAAG GTGACAGAGCTGCGAGGCTTGGCCACGATCCTGGTGGGGGTGGTGACGTGTGACAGCATCAACTTCTTCAGCACCAAGCCCCAGGCCATCGTGGTGGACATCACCGAGCTGGGCACCATCAAGCTGCGGCTGGAGGTCCTCTGGAA ccccttTGACACAGAGAGCCTGTTTCTGTCACCTGGAAGCACTGCCAAGTTTTCTGTGGGTAGCAGGAAGAGCTCGTTGTACAACTGGacccccccaaacacccccagcttCAGAGAGAGGTATTACCTG TCTGTTttgcagcagaggcagagcccaggggaCGGAGGGGAGGAAGCCCAGCCTCCCAGCATCCTGAGCTACTTGGCTGCCTGTGATTTCGATGGGAGGAACAAGCCCCACAACCCTGCCGAGACGAGCGAGGGAGACTCGTTCAGCTCCGAGGACCAGAAAGGGGCAGAATCCAGAAGTACAACCCCAGCCCTGGACCACAGGATGTTGCCACTGGTGATTATTCAAGAGACTGGAGCAGAAGAGCTGCAGCATCCCCTCCCAGACCACAGCACTCTGGACATCCTGAAGAAGACGCCATGTGGGGATGGATTCCCAAGGAGCCCCTCCAGTTTTCCCCCCCGCCACAAGGGCAGGAGAGACTCCTTCGGCCAGGCCCGGGGTCGCCgcctggcagagcaggaaaacaTCAGCCAGAAAAGCTGGAACGCCGCAAACGACCCCAGAGCCGATGGGCGTGCCAAGTCAATGgacagggctctgcaggaagtGCTGAATCTGCTGAAATCGCGGGACGAGGGGCGAGCCCCGCTGGAGAAGCTGGAGTGCCAGGTTTCGTGTCTGAGGGACAGGCTGAAG CTGAAGACACTTCACAAACATTCCTCTATGGAGAGTTTGATGGTGGAGACAGTGCTGGAGAGTTTTGATTTCCTGAACGCTGACTGCAATGCTGATGAGCTGTCCTTGTTTGGGAGCATAAGGACAGGCAGTGTCAG CACTTACAATGACAACGTGCTCCAGTCCCTGAGCTGTGACACGAGACCAGAAGCTCGGGATGTAACTACTGGGGATGACAACCTAGACGTGCTGCTGATAACACACCTGAGGCTGTGCAAAGGTCTCCTGCAG AAACTGAGGACACCAAACATAGCCCAGGTGGTCCAGGAGAGCATTTTGGAAGAAGTGTCAGAGCAGACTCGAGTCCTAGGGGATGTGCTGGATCTGTCCGTTGAGAAAA TTATTCAGAAGACTAAAAAGAAGAAGCAATATCTGAAAATCTGGAGTGATCTTgcagagcctggcagcagcaTCTTGGTGACCTCAGCAGAAAGGTTCCGTCATGCTCTGAAATACACAATGATGCTCAAAGTGAAGGAGAAGTACCCCAGCCACCTGGAGACAG tgctgcagaggctgctggagcagatccTCACCTGTGATGGGTTGCTCCCCTCCTCCCATTTCCAAACGGAACCAGTTACTCTGTTCCAGTTTTATCGTTACCTGGAGAGACACCACATTGGCAGCCTGGAGAAACACCTGGCAAAACTCGCTAAAGAAG TGATGCTGATCGAGGAGCTGCAGTGCCCCGGCAGGCTGAAGACGCTGAAGAGGCTGAAGGGGAAGAGGCTGAGCCGGCTGCAGCCGCTGCCGCGGACGCTGCGGCTGCTcgggctgctgcagctggacgAGAACCACCGCGTGGGCAAAGCGGCCACGGCCTGCCTGGCCcgggcgggcggcagcggcagccTCCGGGCCCGG GCTGTCCTGTTTTACAGCGATGTTTTATCTGGCTGTGACGCGAGGCTGCAGCAGGCTGCGTGTCTGGCTCTGAAGAACCTCAGG GCTGTGGAGAGCATTGAGCAGGTTGCCCACCTGTGCCAGTCTGAAACAGAGGAAGTCAGGAATGCAGCCAGGGAAACCACACTGTCCTTTG GGGAACGGGGCCGACAAGCCTTTGAGAAGATGGACAGGATCTGCTGTGAGCTGAGAGAGACGGCTCAGGAGGCCGAGATTGAAATCACAGTGTTTTAG
- the RIPOR3 gene encoding RIPOR family member 3 isoform X3: protein MSLKPPKAYNSLQKGALIWDPKPLQVKKIFEALKKGLNEYLEAHQAELDYLSGRHKDTKRNSRLAFYYDLDKQIRSVERYIRKLEFHISKVEELYEAYCIQCRLRDGATNMKQAFSLSPATKASRESLVELYKNVQECTEDMCFIEGALEVHLGEFHVKMKGLVGFARLCPGDQYEVFVRLGRQKWRLKGKIETDDSQTWDEEEKIFIPNLHEKFEIKVTELRGLATILVGVVTCDSINFFSTKPQAIVVDITELGTIKLRLEVLWNPFDTESLFLSPGSTAKFSVGSRKSSLYNWTPPNTPSFRERYYLSVLQQRQSPGDGGEEAQPPSILSYLAACDFDGRNKPHNPAETSEGDSFSSEDQKGAESRSTTPALDHRMLPLVIIQETGAEELQHPLPDHSTLDILKKTPCGDGFPRSPSSFPPRHKGRRDSFGQARGRRLAEQENISQKSWNAANDPRADGRAKSMDRALQEVLNLLKSRDEGRAPLEKLECQVSCLRDRLKLKTLHKHSSMESLMVETVLESFDFLNADCNADELSLFGSIRTGSVSTYNDNVLQSLSCDTRPEARDVTTGDDNLDVLLITHLRLCKGLLQKLRTPNIAQVVQESILEEVSEQTRVLGDVLDLSVEKIIQKTKKKKQYLKIWSDLAEPGSSILVTSAERFRHALKYTMMLKVKEKYPSHLETVLQRLLEQILTCDGLLPSSHFQTEPVTLFQFYRYLERHHIGSLEKHLAKLAKEVMLIEELQCPGRLKTLKRLKGKRLSRLQPLPRTLRLLGLLQLDENHRVGKAATACLARAGGSGSLRARAVLFYSDVLSGCDARLQQAACLALKNLRAVESIEQVAHLCQSETEEVRNAARETTLSFGERGRQAFEKMDRICCELRETAQEAEIEITVF from the exons ATGTCACTGAAGCCCCCCAAGGCCTATAATTCCCTGCAGAAGGGGGCACTCATCTGGGATCCAAAGCCACTGCAGGTGAAGAAAATTTTTGAAGCTTTGAAGAAAGGACTTAA TGAATACCTGGAAGCACATCAGGCTGAGCTGGATTATCTCTCTGGCCGGCACAAAGACACAAAAAGGAACTCTAGATTG GCTTTCTACTACGACCTGGACAAG CAAATCCGCTCTGTGGAGAGGTACATCAGGAAACTGGAGTTTCACATCAGCAAG GTAGAAGAACTCTATGAAGCTTATTGCATCCAGTGCAGGCTGCGGGACGGGGCCACCAACATGAAACAGGccttctccctgtcccctgccaccAAAGCCTCCAGGGAGAGCCTGGTGGAGCTCTACAAGAACGTCCAGGAGTGCACAGAG GACATGTGCTTCATAGAGGGGGCTCTGGAGGTGCACTTGGGAGAGTTTCATGTGAAGATGAAAG GACTGGTGGGCTTTGCTCGTCTCTGCCCAGGAGACCAGTATGAG GTGTTCGTGCGACTGGGGCGCCAAAAGTGGAGGCTGAAAGGCAAAATTGAGACTGATGACAGCCAAACATGGGATGAGGAAGAAAAGATTTTTATACCCAATCTGCACGAGAAGTTTGAAATCAAG GTGACAGAGCTGCGAGGCTTGGCCACGATCCTGGTGGGGGTGGTGACGTGTGACAGCATCAACTTCTTCAGCACCAAGCCCCAGGCCATCGTGGTGGACATCACCGAGCTGGGCACCATCAAGCTGCGGCTGGAGGTCCTCTGGAA ccccttTGACACAGAGAGCCTGTTTCTGTCACCTGGAAGCACTGCCAAGTTTTCTGTGGGTAGCAGGAAGAGCTCGTTGTACAACTGGacccccccaaacacccccagcttCAGAGAGAGGTATTACCTG TCTGTTttgcagcagaggcagagcccaggggaCGGAGGGGAGGAAGCCCAGCCTCCCAGCATCCTGAGCTACTTGGCTGCCTGTGATTTCGATGGGAGGAACAAGCCCCACAACCCTGCCGAGACGAGCGAGGGAGACTCGTTCAGCTCCGAGGACCAGAAAGGGGCAGAATCCAGAAGTACAACCCCAGCCCTGGACCACAGGATGTTGCCACTGGTGATTATTCAAGAGACTGGAGCAGAAGAGCTGCAGCATCCCCTCCCAGACCACAGCACTCTGGACATCCTGAAGAAGACGCCATGTGGGGATGGATTCCCAAGGAGCCCCTCCAGTTTTCCCCCCCGCCACAAGGGCAGGAGAGACTCCTTCGGCCAGGCCCGGGGTCGCCgcctggcagagcaggaaaacaTCAGCCAGAAAAGCTGGAACGCCGCAAACGACCCCAGAGCCGATGGGCGTGCCAAGTCAATGgacagggctctgcaggaagtGCTGAATCTGCTGAAATCGCGGGACGAGGGGCGAGCCCCGCTGGAGAAGCTGGAGTGCCAGGTTTCGTGTCTGAGGGACAGGCTGAAG CTGAAGACACTTCACAAACATTCCTCTATGGAGAGTTTGATGGTGGAGACAGTGCTGGAGAGTTTTGATTTCCTGAACGCTGACTGCAATGCTGATGAGCTGTCCTTGTTTGGGAGCATAAGGACAGGCAGTGTCAG CACTTACAATGACAACGTGCTCCAGTCCCTGAGCTGTGACACGAGACCAGAAGCTCGGGATGTAACTACTGGGGATGACAACCTAGACGTGCTGCTGATAACACACCTGAGGCTGTGCAAAGGTCTCCTGCAG AAACTGAGGACACCAAACATAGCCCAGGTGGTCCAGGAGAGCATTTTGGAAGAAGTGTCAGAGCAGACTCGAGTCCTAGGGGATGTGCTGGATCTGTCCGTTGAGAAAA TTATTCAGAAGACTAAAAAGAAGAAGCAATATCTGAAAATCTGGAGTGATCTTgcagagcctggcagcagcaTCTTGGTGACCTCAGCAGAAAGGTTCCGTCATGCTCTGAAATACACAATGATGCTCAAAGTGAAGGAGAAGTACCCCAGCCACCTGGAGACAG tgctgcagaggctgctggagcagatccTCACCTGTGATGGGTTGCTCCCCTCCTCCCATTTCCAAACGGAACCAGTTACTCTGTTCCAGTTTTATCGTTACCTGGAGAGACACCACATTGGCAGCCTGGAGAAACACCTGGCAAAACTCGCTAAAGAAG TGATGCTGATCGAGGAGCTGCAGTGCCCCGGCAGGCTGAAGACGCTGAAGAGGCTGAAGGGGAAGAGGCTGAGCCGGCTGCAGCCGCTGCCGCGGACGCTGCGGCTGCTcgggctgctgcagctggacgAGAACCACCGCGTGGGCAAAGCGGCCACGGCCTGCCTGGCCcgggcgggcggcagcggcagccTCCGGGCCCGG GCTGTCCTGTTTTACAGCGATGTTTTATCTGGCTGTGACGCGAGGCTGCAGCAGGCTGCGTGTCTGGCTCTGAAGAACCTCAGG GCTGTGGAGAGCATTGAGCAGGTTGCCCACCTGTGCCAGTCTGAAACAGAGGAAGTCAGGAATGCAGCCAGGGAAACCACACTGTCCTTTG GGGAACGGGGCCGACAAGCCTTTGAGAAGATGGACAGGATCTGCTGTGAGCTGAGAGAGACGGCTCAGGAGGCCGAGATTGAAATCACAGTGTTTTAG
- the RIPOR3 gene encoding RIPOR family member 3 isoform X4 translates to MKQAFSLSPATKASRESLVELYKNVQECTEDMCFIEGALEVHLGEFHVKMKGLVGFARLCPGDQYEVFVRLGRQKWRLKGKIETDDSQTWDEEEKIFIPNLHEKFEIKVTELRGLATILVGVVTCDSINFFSTKPQAIVVDITELGTIKLRLEVLWNPFDTESLFLSPGSTAKFSVGSRKSSLYNWTPPNTPSFRERYYLSVLQQRQSPGDGGEEAQPPSILSYLAACDFDGRNKPHNPAETSEGDSFSSEDQKGAESRSTTPALDHRMLPLVIIQETGAEELQHPLPDHSTLDILKKTPCGDGFPRSPSSFPPRHKGRRDSFGQARGRRLAEQENISQKSWNAANDPRADGRAKSMDRALQEVLNLLKSRDEGRAPLEKLECQVSCLRDRLKLKTLHKHSSMESLMVETVLESFDFLNADCNADELSLFGSIRTGSVSTYNDNVLQSLSCDTRPEARDVTTGDDNLDVLLITHLRLCKGLLQKLRTPNIAQVVQESILEEVSEQTRVLGDVLDLSVEKIIQKTKKKKQYLKIWSDLAEPGSSILVTSAERFRHALKYTMMLKVKEKYPSHLETVLQRLLEQILTCDGLLPSSHFQTEPVTLFQFYRYLERHHIGSLEKHLAKLAKEVMLIEELQCPGRLKTLKRLKGKRLSRLQPLPRTLRLLGLLQLDENHRVGKAATACLARAGGSGSLRARAVLFYSDVLSGCDARLQQAACLALKNLRAVESIEQVAHLCQSETEEVRNAARETTLSFGERGRQAFEKMDRICCELRETAQEAEIEITVF, encoded by the exons ATGAAACAGGccttctccctgtcccctgccaccAAAGCCTCCAGGGAGAGCCTGGTGGAGCTCTACAAGAACGTCCAGGAGTGCACAGAG GACATGTGCTTCATAGAGGGGGCTCTGGAGGTGCACTTGGGAGAGTTTCATGTGAAGATGAAAG GACTGGTGGGCTTTGCTCGTCTCTGCCCAGGAGACCAGTATGAG GTGTTCGTGCGACTGGGGCGCCAAAAGTGGAGGCTGAAAGGCAAAATTGAGACTGATGACAGCCAAACATGGGATGAGGAAGAAAAGATTTTTATACCCAATCTGCACGAGAAGTTTGAAATCAAG GTGACAGAGCTGCGAGGCTTGGCCACGATCCTGGTGGGGGTGGTGACGTGTGACAGCATCAACTTCTTCAGCACCAAGCCCCAGGCCATCGTGGTGGACATCACCGAGCTGGGCACCATCAAGCTGCGGCTGGAGGTCCTCTGGAA ccccttTGACACAGAGAGCCTGTTTCTGTCACCTGGAAGCACTGCCAAGTTTTCTGTGGGTAGCAGGAAGAGCTCGTTGTACAACTGGacccccccaaacacccccagcttCAGAGAGAGGTATTACCTG TCTGTTttgcagcagaggcagagcccaggggaCGGAGGGGAGGAAGCCCAGCCTCCCAGCATCCTGAGCTACTTGGCTGCCTGTGATTTCGATGGGAGGAACAAGCCCCACAACCCTGCCGAGACGAGCGAGGGAGACTCGTTCAGCTCCGAGGACCAGAAAGGGGCAGAATCCAGAAGTACAACCCCAGCCCTGGACCACAGGATGTTGCCACTGGTGATTATTCAAGAGACTGGAGCAGAAGAGCTGCAGCATCCCCTCCCAGACCACAGCACTCTGGACATCCTGAAGAAGACGCCATGTGGGGATGGATTCCCAAGGAGCCCCTCCAGTTTTCCCCCCCGCCACAAGGGCAGGAGAGACTCCTTCGGCCAGGCCCGGGGTCGCCgcctggcagagcaggaaaacaTCAGCCAGAAAAGCTGGAACGCCGCAAACGACCCCAGAGCCGATGGGCGTGCCAAGTCAATGgacagggctctgcaggaagtGCTGAATCTGCTGAAATCGCGGGACGAGGGGCGAGCCCCGCTGGAGAAGCTGGAGTGCCAGGTTTCGTGTCTGAGGGACAGGCTGAAG CTGAAGACACTTCACAAACATTCCTCTATGGAGAGTTTGATGGTGGAGACAGTGCTGGAGAGTTTTGATTTCCTGAACGCTGACTGCAATGCTGATGAGCTGTCCTTGTTTGGGAGCATAAGGACAGGCAGTGTCAG CACTTACAATGACAACGTGCTCCAGTCCCTGAGCTGTGACACGAGACCAGAAGCTCGGGATGTAACTACTGGGGATGACAACCTAGACGTGCTGCTGATAACACACCTGAGGCTGTGCAAAGGTCTCCTGCAG AAACTGAGGACACCAAACATAGCCCAGGTGGTCCAGGAGAGCATTTTGGAAGAAGTGTCAGAGCAGACTCGAGTCCTAGGGGATGTGCTGGATCTGTCCGTTGAGAAAA TTATTCAGAAGACTAAAAAGAAGAAGCAATATCTGAAAATCTGGAGTGATCTTgcagagcctggcagcagcaTCTTGGTGACCTCAGCAGAAAGGTTCCGTCATGCTCTGAAATACACAATGATGCTCAAAGTGAAGGAGAAGTACCCCAGCCACCTGGAGACAG tgctgcagaggctgctggagcagatccTCACCTGTGATGGGTTGCTCCCCTCCTCCCATTTCCAAACGGAACCAGTTACTCTGTTCCAGTTTTATCGTTACCTGGAGAGACACCACATTGGCAGCCTGGAGAAACACCTGGCAAAACTCGCTAAAGAAG TGATGCTGATCGAGGAGCTGCAGTGCCCCGGCAGGCTGAAGACGCTGAAGAGGCTGAAGGGGAAGAGGCTGAGCCGGCTGCAGCCGCTGCCGCGGACGCTGCGGCTGCTcgggctgctgcagctggacgAGAACCACCGCGTGGGCAAAGCGGCCACGGCCTGCCTGGCCcgggcgggcggcagcggcagccTCCGGGCCCGG GCTGTCCTGTTTTACAGCGATGTTTTATCTGGCTGTGACGCGAGGCTGCAGCAGGCTGCGTGTCTGGCTCTGAAGAACCTCAGG GCTGTGGAGAGCATTGAGCAGGTTGCCCACCTGTGCCAGTCTGAAACAGAGGAAGTCAGGAATGCAGCCAGGGAAACCACACTGTCCTTTG GGGAACGGGGCCGACAAGCCTTTGAGAAGATGGACAGGATCTGCTGTGAGCTGAGAGAGACGGCTCAGGAGGCCGAGATTGAAATCACAGTGTTTTAG
- the RIPOR3 gene encoding RIPOR family member 3 isoform X2, with product MGNFSSKSLSRSSVRSRMSLKPPKAYNSLQKGALIWDPKPLQVKKIFEALKKGLNEYLEAHQAELDYLSGRHKDTKRNSRLAFYYDLDKQIRSVERYIRKLEFHISKVEELYEAYCIQCRLRDGATNMKQAFSLSPATKASRESLVELYKNVQECTEDMCFIEGALEVHLGEFHVKMKGLVGFARLCPGDQYEVFVRLGRQKWRLKGKIETDDSQTWDEEEKIFIPNLHEKFEIKVTELRGLATILVGVVTCDSINFFSTKPQAIVVDITELGTIKLRLEVLWNPFDTESLFLSPGSTAKFSVGSRKSSLYNWTPPNTPSFRERYYLSVLQQRQSPGDGGEEAQPPSILSYLAACDFDGRNKPHNPAETSEGDSFSSEDQKGAESRSTTPALDHRMLPLVIIQETGAEELQHPLPDHSTLDILKKTPCGDGFPRSPSSFPPRHKGRRDSFGQARGRRLAEQENISQKSWNAANDPRADGRAKSMDRALQEVLNLLKSRDEGRAPLEKLECQVSCLRDRLKLKTLHKHSSMESLMVETVLESFDFLNADCNADELSLFGSIRTGSVSTYNDNVLQSLSCDTRPEARDVTTGDDNLDVLLITHLRLCKGLLQKLRTPNIAQVVQESILEEVSEQTRVLGDVLDLSVEKIIQKTKKKKQYLKIWSDLAEPGSSILVTSAERFRHALKYTMMLKVKEKYPSHLETVLQRLLEQILTCDGLLPSSHFQTEPVTLFQFYRYLERHHIGSLEKHLAKLAKEVMLIEELQCPGRLKTLKRLKGKRLSRLQPLPRTLRLLGLLQLDENHRVGKAATACLARAGGSGSLRARAVLFYSDVLSGCDARLQQAACLALKNLRAVESIEQVAHLCQSETEEVRNAARETTLSFGERGRQAFEKMDRICCELRETAQEAEIEITVF from the exons ATGGGAAACTTCTCCAG CAAGTCCCTCAGCAGAAGCTCAGTGAGATCAAGGATGTCACTGAAGCCCCCCAAGGCCTATAATTCCCTGCAGAAGGGGGCACTCATCTGGGATCCAAAGCCACTGCAGGTGAAGAAAATTTTTGAAGCTTTGAAGAAAGGACTTAA TGAATACCTGGAAGCACATCAGGCTGAGCTGGATTATCTCTCTGGCCGGCACAAAGACACAAAAAGGAACTCTAGATTG GCTTTCTACTACGACCTGGACAAG CAAATCCGCTCTGTGGAGAGGTACATCAGGAAACTGGAGTTTCACATCAGCAAG GTAGAAGAACTCTATGAAGCTTATTGCATCCAGTGCAGGCTGCGGGACGGGGCCACCAACATGAAACAGGccttctccctgtcccctgccaccAAAGCCTCCAGGGAGAGCCTGGTGGAGCTCTACAAGAACGTCCAGGAGTGCACAGAG GACATGTGCTTCATAGAGGGGGCTCTGGAGGTGCACTTGGGAGAGTTTCATGTGAAGATGAAAG GACTGGTGGGCTTTGCTCGTCTCTGCCCAGGAGACCAGTATGAG GTGTTCGTGCGACTGGGGCGCCAAAAGTGGAGGCTGAAAGGCAAAATTGAGACTGATGACAGCCAAACATGGGATGAGGAAGAAAAGATTTTTATACCCAATCTGCACGAGAAGTTTGAAATCAAG GTGACAGAGCTGCGAGGCTTGGCCACGATCCTGGTGGGGGTGGTGACGTGTGACAGCATCAACTTCTTCAGCACCAAGCCCCAGGCCATCGTGGTGGACATCACCGAGCTGGGCACCATCAAGCTGCGGCTGGAGGTCCTCTGGAA ccccttTGACACAGAGAGCCTGTTTCTGTCACCTGGAAGCACTGCCAAGTTTTCTGTGGGTAGCAGGAAGAGCTCGTTGTACAACTGGacccccccaaacacccccagcttCAGAGAGAGGTATTACCTG TCTGTTttgcagcagaggcagagcccaggggaCGGAGGGGAGGAAGCCCAGCCTCCCAGCATCCTGAGCTACTTGGCTGCCTGTGATTTCGATGGGAGGAACAAGCCCCACAACCCTGCCGAGACGAGCGAGGGAGACTCGTTCAGCTCCGAGGACCAGAAAGGGGCAGAATCCAGAAGTACAACCCCAGCCCTGGACCACAGGATGTTGCCACTGGTGATTATTCAAGAGACTGGAGCAGAAGAGCTGCAGCATCCCCTCCCAGACCACAGCACTCTGGACATCCTGAAGAAGACGCCATGTGGGGATGGATTCCCAAGGAGCCCCTCCAGTTTTCCCCCCCGCCACAAGGGCAGGAGAGACTCCTTCGGCCAGGCCCGGGGTCGCCgcctggcagagcaggaaaacaTCAGCCAGAAAAGCTGGAACGCCGCAAACGACCCCAGAGCCGATGGGCGTGCCAAGTCAATGgacagggctctgcaggaagtGCTGAATCTGCTGAAATCGCGGGACGAGGGGCGAGCCCCGCTGGAGAAGCTGGAGTGCCAGGTTTCGTGTCTGAGGGACAGGCTGAAG CTGAAGACACTTCACAAACATTCCTCTATGGAGAGTTTGATGGTGGAGACAGTGCTGGAGAGTTTTGATTTCCTGAACGCTGACTGCAATGCTGATGAGCTGTCCTTGTTTGGGAGCATAAGGACAGGCAGTGTCAG CACTTACAATGACAACGTGCTCCAGTCCCTGAGCTGTGACACGAGACCAGAAGCTCGGGATGTAACTACTGGGGATGACAACCTAGACGTGCTGCTGATAACACACCTGAGGCTGTGCAAAGGTCTCCTGCAG AAACTGAGGACACCAAACATAGCCCAGGTGGTCCAGGAGAGCATTTTGGAAGAAGTGTCAGAGCAGACTCGAGTCCTAGGGGATGTGCTGGATCTGTCCGTTGAGAAAA TTATTCAGAAGACTAAAAAGAAGAAGCAATATCTGAAAATCTGGAGTGATCTTgcagagcctggcagcagcaTCTTGGTGACCTCAGCAGAAAGGTTCCGTCATGCTCTGAAATACACAATGATGCTCAAAGTGAAGGAGAAGTACCCCAGCCACCTGGAGACAG tgctgcagaggctgctggagcagatccTCACCTGTGATGGGTTGCTCCCCTCCTCCCATTTCCAAACGGAACCAGTTACTCTGTTCCAGTTTTATCGTTACCTGGAGAGACACCACATTGGCAGCCTGGAGAAACACCTGGCAAAACTCGCTAAAGAAG TGATGCTGATCGAGGAGCTGCAGTGCCCCGGCAGGCTGAAGACGCTGAAGAGGCTGAAGGGGAAGAGGCTGAGCCGGCTGCAGCCGCTGCCGCGGACGCTGCGGCTGCTcgggctgctgcagctggacgAGAACCACCGCGTGGGCAAAGCGGCCACGGCCTGCCTGGCCcgggcgggcggcagcggcagccTCCGGGCCCGG GCTGTCCTGTTTTACAGCGATGTTTTATCTGGCTGTGACGCGAGGCTGCAGCAGGCTGCGTGTCTGGCTCTGAAGAACCTCAGG GCTGTGGAGAGCATTGAGCAGGTTGCCCACCTGTGCCAGTCTGAAACAGAGGAAGTCAGGAATGCAGCCAGGGAAACCACACTGTCCTTTG GGGAACGGGGCCGACAAGCCTTTGAGAAGATGGACAGGATCTGCTGTGAGCTGAGAGAGACGGCTCAGGAGGCCGAGATTGAAATCACAGTGTTTTAG